A DNA window from Selenomonas sp. oral taxon 126 contains the following coding sequences:
- the nusA gene encoding transcription termination factor NusA, with protein MARKSTKEKNGGKEFLQTLQELAYEKGIDEERLFETIELALISAYRRNFSSAQNVRISLSRETGAFHVFARKTVVEEVENDITEISLEQARAINPDYDIEDVVEIEMTPANFGRIAAQTAKQVVMQRLREAERSNVYDEYKDRSSDIVTGIVQRVEGRNVFVDIGRAEALLMATEQLPTEEYNYGDTLRAYIIEVKSTARGPQIMLSRTHPGLLKKLFELQVPEMQEGVVEIKSIAREAGSRSKVAVYSSEERVDPIGACVGPHYMRVQAVVDELAGEKIDIVKWSDDPATYIANSLNPAKVISVAVNEAEKVSRVIVPDYQLSLAIGKEGQNARLAAKLTGWKIDIKSESQAAELMAEEAAEDTAAEESAAEEA; from the coding sequence TTGGCAAGAAAAAGCACAAAGGAGAAGAACGGCGGAAAGGAGTTCCTGCAAACCTTGCAGGAGCTTGCGTACGAGAAGGGCATCGACGAGGAGCGCCTCTTTGAGACCATCGAGCTGGCGCTGATCTCGGCATATCGACGCAATTTCAGCTCGGCGCAGAACGTCCGTATCTCTCTGTCGCGTGAGACGGGCGCATTCCACGTCTTTGCCCGCAAGACGGTTGTCGAGGAGGTTGAGAACGACATTACGGAGATCTCCCTCGAACAAGCGCGTGCCATCAATCCTGACTACGACATCGAAGATGTGGTCGAGATCGAGATGACCCCTGCGAACTTCGGCCGCATTGCGGCGCAGACGGCGAAGCAGGTCGTCATGCAGCGCCTGCGTGAGGCGGAGCGCAGCAATGTCTATGACGAGTACAAGGATCGCTCCTCGGATATCGTCACGGGCATCGTCCAGCGCGTTGAGGGGCGCAACGTATTCGTCGACATCGGGCGTGCCGAGGCGCTGCTCATGGCGACGGAGCAGCTGCCGACGGAGGAGTACAACTACGGCGACACGCTGCGCGCCTACATCATCGAGGTGAAGAGTACGGCGCGCGGCCCGCAGATCATGCTCTCGCGCACGCACCCGGGACTCCTCAAGAAGCTCTTCGAGCTGCAGGTGCCTGAGATGCAGGAGGGCGTGGTCGAGATCAAGTCGATTGCACGCGAGGCGGGCAGCCGCTCGAAGGTTGCCGTCTACTCGTCCGAGGAGCGCGTCGACCCGATCGGCGCCTGTGTCGGTCCGCACTACATGCGCGTACAGGCGGTGGTTGATGAGCTCGCGGGGGAGAAGATCGACATTGTGAAATGGAGCGACGATCCCGCGACCTACATTGCGAACTCTCTGAATCCGGCCAAGGTGATCTCGGTCGCCGTCAACGAGGCGGAGAAGGTCTCGCGCGTCATCGTTCCCGACTACCAGCTCTCGCTTGCCATCGGCAAGGAGGGGCAGAACGCCCGCCTCGCGGCAAAGCTGACGGGCTGGAAGATCGATATCAAGAGCGAGTCACAGGCAGCGGAGCTGATGGCGGAGGAAGCGGCGGAAGATACCGCTGCGGAGGAGTCCGCCGCAGAGGAGGCATAA
- the rnpM gene encoding RNase P modulator RnpM — MAEARQPERLCVGCRTLHPKRELLRIVKSPDGTVALDPTGKSPGRGAYLCPSSECLRKARRQNGLSWSFKGRVAPAVYDALEEIVQHGEDGT, encoded by the coding sequence ATGGCGGAGGCGAGACAGCCCGAGCGGCTGTGCGTCGGCTGCCGTACGCTGCATCCGAAGCGTGAACTTCTGCGCATCGTAAAGAGTCCTGACGGAACGGTCGCACTCGACCCGACGGGCAAGAGTCCCGGGCGCGGCGCGTATCTCTGTCCCTCCTCCGAATGCCTCCGCAAGGCGCGCAGACAGAACGGTCTCTCGTGGTCGTTCAAGGGGCGGGTTGCTCCCGCCGTCTACGATGCACTCGAGGAGATTGTGCAGCACGGGGAGGATGGAACATGA